Proteins co-encoded in one Kutzneria chonburiensis genomic window:
- a CDS encoding glycoside hydrolase family 30 protein has translation MTSRATVVAAIAATLTLTAPLAVTADAAPWTPVSVWETTADQSRLLTQLPGTAFRYGTADGQNISIDQTRRYQSITGFGASFTDSSAWLIANSPQRDAIMTKLFDPRRGIGLDFLRQPIGASDFSRSLFNYDDGAADPTLSRFSVRHDQDYILPILRQALRLNPQTTVMATPWSAPGWMKTSGSMIGGSVRTDDQTLRAYADYLVKFVQAYRKAGVPVSLLSAQNEPEYSPADYPGATMTAADQATFIADYLGPALRSAGLHTGILAYDHNWDDTKYPSTVLGDPAAAEYTSGVAWHCYGGNPDAQSVVHDAFPAKDAYFTECSGSQSANHANTFADSLVWQTEHLIIGGTRNWAKSVVTWNVALDPSGGPTMHCTTCTGAVTVDNAGGSVSYNAEYYVLGQASKFVKPGAVRIDSNTFGAGNVEDVAFRNPDGSTALIVLNADSAAARTFNVTEHGRSFTYTLPAKAVATFTWR, from the coding sequence ATGACGTCCCGCGCCACCGTCGTGGCGGCCATCGCCGCGACGCTCACACTCACCGCACCCTTGGCGGTCACCGCCGACGCCGCACCCTGGACTCCGGTGTCGGTGTGGGAGACCACCGCCGACCAGAGCCGGCTGCTGACCCAGTTACCGGGTACCGCCTTCCGGTACGGCACCGCCGACGGACAAAACATCAGCATCGACCAGACCAGGAGATACCAGTCCATCACCGGGTTCGGCGCGTCGTTCACCGACTCGTCGGCCTGGCTGATCGCCAACTCGCCGCAGCGGGACGCGATCATGACCAAGCTGTTCGACCCCCGGCGTGGCATCGGGCTGGATTTCCTGCGCCAGCCCATCGGCGCCTCGGACTTCTCCCGGTCGCTGTTCAACTACGACGACGGGGCCGCCGATCCGACGCTGTCCCGGTTCTCGGTGCGGCACGACCAGGATTACATCCTGCCGATCCTCCGCCAGGCGCTGCGGCTGAATCCGCAGACCACCGTGATGGCCACGCCATGGAGCGCTCCGGGTTGGATGAAGACCAGCGGCTCGATGATCGGCGGCTCGGTCAGGACCGATGATCAGACCCTCCGGGCCTACGCCGACTATCTGGTGAAGTTCGTGCAGGCGTACCGAAAAGCCGGCGTGCCGGTGTCGCTGCTGTCGGCGCAGAACGAGCCCGAGTACTCCCCCGCCGACTATCCCGGCGCCACCATGACCGCCGCCGACCAGGCCACGTTCATCGCCGACTACCTCGGCCCGGCCTTGCGTTCAGCTGGACTGCACACCGGAATCCTGGCCTACGACCACAACTGGGACGACACCAAGTACCCGTCCACGGTGCTCGGCGACCCGGCGGCGGCCGAGTACACCAGCGGTGTCGCGTGGCACTGCTACGGCGGCAATCCGGACGCACAGTCCGTGGTGCACGACGCGTTTCCGGCCAAGGACGCCTACTTCACCGAGTGCTCCGGCTCGCAGTCGGCCAACCACGCCAACACGTTCGCCGACTCGCTGGTCTGGCAGACCGAGCACCTGATCATCGGCGGGACCCGGAACTGGGCCAAGTCCGTGGTGACGTGGAACGTCGCCCTGGATCCCAGCGGCGGGCCGACCATGCACTGCACCACGTGCACCGGGGCGGTCACTGTGGACAATGCCGGCGGTTCCGTGTCGTACAACGCCGAGTACTACGTGCTCGGCCAGGCCAGCAAGTTCGTCAAGCCCGGGGCCGTGCGGATCGACTCGAACACCTTCGGCGCCGGCAACGTCGAGGACGTGGCCTTCCGCAACCCCGACGGCTCCACCGCGCTGATCGTGCTCAACGCCGACAGCGCCGCCGCGCGCACGTTCAACGTGACCGAACACGGCCGTTCATTCACGTACACCCTGCCCGCGAAGGCGGTCGCCACGTTCACCTGGCGGTGA
- a CDS encoding LacI family DNA-binding transcriptional regulator, with protein MARRDGGRATVRDIAADAGVSIATVSRVLNDSEDVAPATRDLVLAAIQRLGGLAPVPRARRSRVAEGAVYVHCPYVLTDYFGLIVSSVAETLDLHGRRLLLNAGEAAQHKSVLSGLPLMSGVAGAIMLLPPEPSEQLLTLRGSGFPFVVIDPRTTLPRDIAAVSAAHFTGARRLTQHLLELGHRRIGIIAGPNNWLAADARRAGHAAALAEVGVLTPPALIRSGEPTTEEGLGLAGELLDLPERPTALIGFNDKMAVGAMSAAARRGLRIPEDLSIAGFDDIDLARATRPLLTTVRQPLEEMGRMAVTLLMRLLERHQLEALHVELATELIVRDSTAPPAL; from the coding sequence TTGGCTAGGCGGGACGGCGGCCGGGCCACGGTGCGGGACATCGCGGCCGACGCCGGGGTGTCCATCGCGACCGTCTCGCGCGTGCTCAACGACAGCGAGGACGTCGCCCCGGCCACCCGCGACCTGGTGCTGGCCGCCATCCAGCGGCTCGGCGGCCTCGCCCCGGTGCCGCGCGCCCGCCGCAGTCGGGTCGCCGAGGGCGCGGTGTACGTGCACTGCCCGTACGTGCTGACCGACTACTTCGGGCTGATCGTCTCCTCCGTGGCCGAGACCCTCGACCTGCACGGACGACGCCTGCTGCTCAACGCCGGCGAGGCCGCGCAGCACAAGTCCGTGCTGTCCGGGCTGCCGCTGATGAGCGGTGTCGCCGGCGCGATCATGCTCCTGCCGCCCGAGCCGAGCGAGCAGCTGCTCACCCTGCGCGGCAGCGGTTTTCCCTTTGTCGTCATCGATCCCCGCACCACCTTGCCGCGGGACATCGCCGCCGTCTCCGCCGCCCATTTCACCGGTGCCCGGCGGCTCACCCAGCACCTGCTCGAGCTCGGCCACCGTCGCATCGGCATCATCGCCGGCCCCAACAACTGGCTCGCCGCCGACGCCCGCCGGGCCGGCCACGCCGCCGCGCTCGCCGAGGTCGGCGTGCTCACCCCGCCCGCGTTGATCCGCAGCGGCGAGCCCACCACCGAGGAGGGCCTCGGCCTCGCCGGCGAGCTCCTCGACCTCCCCGAACGCCCCACCGCCCTCATCGGCTTCAACGACAAGATGGCCGTCGGCGCCATGTCCGCCGCCGCCCGCCGCGGCCTGCGCATCCCCGAGGACCTGTCCATCGCCGGCTTCGACGACATCGACCTGGCCCGGGCCACCCGCCCGTTGCTCACGACCGTCCGGCAGCCGTTGGAAGAGATGGGGCGCATGGCCGTGACCCTGTTGATGCGTCTGCTTGAACGCCACCAGTTAGAGGCACTGCACGTGGAGTTGGCCACCGAGTTGATCGTGCGCGACTCGACCGCGCCACCGGCGCTCTGA
- a CDS encoding ThuA domain-containing protein, whose protein sequence is MKLRAIPSTLVLVDGTDLHHDLIGAALALQEIVTEAGLPAARGVGVHRFADPMPATAEADVYVLYLSGPRFDPAEQQALSDLVAAGKGLVAIHASNLFGFGPGGVDADRAGIELVGSRYLSHGDAGSEGRFDVRVKAGHPVTRHLGDFAIDDEYYLIDGQPDIEVLAERDTPAGPQPIAYVREHGRGRVCYTALGHDPRAWGNPWFRQLIRQAVLWTAGVADADIETWSTRWPLGNGRFIDRPSS, encoded by the coding sequence GTGAAGCTGCGTGCCATACCGTCCACGCTGGTGCTGGTCGACGGGACCGATCTGCACCACGACCTCATCGGCGCCGCCCTGGCGCTGCAGGAGATCGTCACCGAGGCCGGGCTGCCGGCCGCGCGGGGCGTCGGGGTGCACCGCTTCGCCGATCCGATGCCGGCCACCGCCGAAGCCGATGTGTACGTGCTTTACCTGTCCGGGCCGCGATTCGACCCGGCCGAGCAGCAGGCGTTGTCCGATCTGGTGGCCGCGGGCAAGGGCTTGGTCGCCATCCACGCCAGCAACCTGTTCGGCTTCGGCCCCGGCGGAGTCGACGCGGATCGCGCCGGTATCGAGCTGGTCGGGTCGCGGTATCTCTCGCACGGCGACGCCGGCTCCGAGGGCCGGTTCGACGTGCGGGTGAAGGCCGGCCACCCGGTCACCCGGCACCTGGGCGACTTCGCCATCGACGACGAGTACTACCTGATCGACGGCCAGCCGGACATCGAGGTGCTGGCCGAGCGGGACACCCCGGCCGGGCCGCAGCCCATCGCCTACGTGCGCGAACACGGCCGGGGCCGGGTCTGCTACACGGCACTCGGGCACGATCCCCGGGCCTGGGGCAATCCCTGGTTCCGGCAGCTCATCCGCCAGGCCGTGCTCTGGACCGCCGGCGTCGCCGATGCGGACATCGAGACCTGGTCCACCCGATGGCCGCTGGGCAACGGCCGCTTCATCGACCGACCGTCCTCTTAG
- a CDS encoding glycoside hydrolase family 9 protein, with product MPTTILASHLGYDTAGSKKAVLLLTEPTEIRTAALVGKDGARLALTPGPEMTVDRWSVGAFRRLDFSQAREPGTYQVEIETAEGVQRSAPFAIADKGLPATAMSDCVNYFRAVRSTGEIDRKDRAAKFYGDDSGRTVDARGGWLDASGDFSKFLSHLTYTRMMSPQQIPLCAWAFFAARDNLRDNDEELSGALGAKLRDEGLHGADFLVRFQSPEGYFYTGIFDALTKNLDERVINAPLQDSVRTQRWQAAFRHGGGLAVAALARASMSEVSGDFTQAEYLRAARRGFDHLQEHNTEYSFDGTESVIDDYCALLAATELCNAGESLVPQAEARARSLIARYTKGPGFGYLVGDVEGRPFFHAAEPGLPIIALLRFAEVCTGSPVGAEARATAFALARDAVFLNEEADNPFGINRQYVQPKGEEPRTSFFFPHGNETGYWWQGENAGICSAAYAALVAAAQPDCDDQLRERLHVLADDQVHWVLGLNPFDSCLLQGRGRNTPEYHAIFKNVPGGILNGITAGFEDEHDIDFMPPGPVANGNAWRWAEQWIPHSAWFLLAASLLR from the coding sequence GTGCCGACCACGATCCTCGCCAGTCACCTCGGCTACGACACCGCCGGCAGCAAGAAAGCCGTGCTGCTGCTGACCGAGCCCACCGAGATTCGCACGGCAGCGTTGGTGGGCAAGGACGGCGCACGCCTGGCGCTGACGCCGGGGCCCGAGATGACCGTGGATCGCTGGTCGGTCGGCGCCTTCCGCCGTCTCGACTTCAGCCAGGCCCGCGAGCCGGGCACGTACCAGGTGGAGATCGAGACGGCGGAAGGCGTGCAGCGCTCGGCCCCGTTCGCCATCGCCGACAAGGGCCTGCCGGCGACCGCGATGTCCGACTGTGTCAACTACTTCCGGGCCGTCCGCTCCACCGGCGAGATCGACCGCAAGGACCGCGCCGCCAAGTTCTACGGCGACGATTCCGGCCGCACGGTCGACGCGCGCGGCGGCTGGCTGGACGCTTCCGGCGACTTCAGCAAGTTCCTCAGCCACCTCACGTACACGCGGATGATGAGCCCGCAGCAGATTCCGTTGTGCGCGTGGGCTTTCTTCGCCGCCCGGGACAACCTGCGGGACAATGACGAGGAGCTGTCCGGCGCGCTCGGCGCGAAGCTGCGGGACGAGGGCCTGCACGGCGCCGACTTCCTGGTCCGCTTCCAGTCGCCCGAGGGCTACTTCTACACCGGTATCTTCGACGCGCTGACCAAGAACCTCGACGAGCGCGTGATCAACGCGCCGCTCCAGGACAGCGTCCGCACCCAGCGCTGGCAGGCGGCTTTCCGCCACGGTGGCGGCCTGGCCGTCGCCGCGCTGGCCCGGGCTTCGATGTCCGAGGTCAGCGGTGACTTCACGCAGGCCGAGTACCTGCGAGCGGCCCGTCGCGGCTTCGACCACCTCCAGGAGCACAACACCGAGTACAGCTTCGACGGCACCGAGAGCGTGATCGACGACTACTGCGCCCTGCTGGCCGCGACCGAGCTGTGCAACGCCGGCGAAAGCCTGGTGCCCCAAGCGGAAGCCCGCGCCCGCTCGCTGATCGCCCGCTACACCAAGGGCCCTGGGTTCGGCTATCTCGTCGGCGACGTGGAGGGCCGGCCGTTCTTCCACGCCGCCGAGCCCGGCCTGCCGATCATCGCGCTGCTCCGGTTCGCCGAGGTCTGCACCGGCTCGCCGGTGGGCGCCGAGGCCCGGGCAACGGCGTTCGCGCTGGCCCGCGATGCCGTTTTTCTCAACGAGGAAGCCGACAATCCGTTCGGCATCAACCGGCAGTACGTGCAGCCCAAGGGAGAAGAGCCGCGGACCAGCTTCTTCTTCCCGCACGGCAACGAGACCGGCTACTGGTGGCAGGGTGAGAACGCCGGCATCTGCTCGGCCGCGTACGCCGCATTGGTCGCCGCCGCCCAGCCCGACTGCGACGACCAGCTCCGCGAGCGCCTGCACGTGCTGGCCGACGACCAGGTGCACTGGGTGCTCGGGCTGAACCCGTTCGACAGCTGCCTGCTCCAGGGCCGCGGCCGCAACACACCCGAGTACCACGCGATCTTCAAGAACGTGCCCGGCGGCATTCTCAACGGCATCACCGCCGGTTTCGAGGACGAGCACGACATCGACTTCATGCCGCCCGGCCCGGTGGCCAACGGCAACGCGTGGCGCTGGGCCGAGCAGTGGATTCCCCACTCGGCCTGGTTCCTGCTCGCGGCCTCGCTGCTGAGGTGA
- a CDS encoding BadF/BadG/BcrA/BcrD ATPase family protein, producing MRVVVGVDVGGTKVAVRVATLDGEVVSDRQWPADAWSASPVTDAARWLRSLLSLAVPADDEIVAVGIGAQGCDTQEHCLALAEALGELGVAATVVNDAALLVPAAGLEHGIGVIAGTGSIAVGADSAGTVLFAGGWGWVLGDEASAPAIVREATKAALAAYDDRRPDDGLLQALLDHYAVADPPSLARAVNDVPTPENWGPAAVAVFQAADAGSALAARVIDEAARSLKLLVCQLIARGAVGDTVVAAGSVIVNQPRLADRFRARLADLYPSLTLRLLDVPPVAGGVVLALRMLSPQR from the coding sequence ATGAGAGTTGTGGTCGGGGTCGACGTCGGAGGCACGAAGGTCGCGGTGCGCGTGGCGACGCTGGACGGCGAGGTGGTCAGCGACCGCCAGTGGCCGGCGGACGCCTGGTCGGCTTCGCCGGTGACGGACGCGGCTCGATGGCTGCGATCGCTGCTTTCCCTTGCGGTGCCGGCCGATGACGAGATCGTCGCGGTCGGTATCGGCGCACAGGGGTGCGATACGCAGGAGCACTGCCTGGCGTTGGCCGAGGCCCTCGGCGAGTTGGGCGTGGCGGCGACCGTGGTGAACGACGCCGCGCTGCTGGTGCCGGCGGCGGGGCTGGAACACGGCATCGGCGTGATCGCCGGCACCGGCTCGATCGCGGTCGGCGCGGACTCCGCCGGCACAGTGCTGTTCGCCGGCGGCTGGGGTTGGGTACTCGGCGACGAGGCGAGCGCGCCGGCCATTGTCCGTGAAGCCACCAAAGCGGCGCTCGCCGCGTACGACGACCGCCGGCCGGACGACGGTCTATTGCAGGCGTTGCTCGATCACTACGCCGTCGCCGACCCGCCGTCCCTGGCCCGCGCCGTCAACGACGTGCCGACCCCGGAAAACTGGGGCCCCGCCGCAGTAGCGGTCTTCCAGGCCGCCGACGCCGGCTCAGCGCTCGCCGCCCGCGTCATCGACGAGGCCGCCCGCAGCCTGAAGTTGTTGGTATGCCAGCTGATCGCCCGTGGAGCAGTCGGTGACACGGTGGTCGCCGCAGGCAGCGTGATCGTCAACCAGCCCCGGCTGGCCGACCGTTTCCGGGCCCGACTCGCCGACCTCTACCCTTCACTCACCCTGCGCCTGCTCGACGTGCCTCCGGTCGCCGGCGGTGTCGTACTGGCGCTGCGCATGCTGTCACCGCAGCGCTGA
- a CDS encoding SIS domain-containing protein, whose protein sequence is MIDGYIAYTRARATQAAELAAAVDRLAGSVAELASGGRFAGPGPVFVGIGASLAAACAPVWTLRSRGIHSWRLGAGDHPLPFPPSSHPMFGVSQSGRSAETLAVLETIPFAKRFAVVNVVPSPIADLASALVDLGNIEDSYASTIGFTATVAALGLVADAWHGGRIDDGWSRIGDVVAMIDRDLGPQIRALAPLFAAATSADFVGAGPFVGSAEAAALLFREVARIPSTGMSTRQYLHGSMESAGGGVHVLFGGEREFAAAETLAGAGHPAILVTSEEFDTGLFDPRVHQVRLPALPPAQAAIAQIVVVQVLVEAVAAVRDVVIEEFVFHNNDIKVPGL, encoded by the coding sequence ATGATCGACGGCTACATCGCCTACACGCGGGCCCGCGCCACCCAGGCGGCGGAGCTCGCGGCGGCGGTCGACCGTCTGGCCGGCTCGGTGGCGGAGCTGGCCTCTGGGGGTCGTTTTGCCGGTCCTGGACCGGTTTTCGTCGGCATCGGCGCGAGTTTGGCGGCAGCCTGCGCGCCGGTGTGGACGCTGCGCTCGCGCGGCATCCACTCGTGGCGGCTGGGGGCGGGCGATCATCCGCTGCCGTTTCCGCCGAGCAGCCATCCCATGTTCGGGGTGTCGCAGAGCGGCCGCAGCGCGGAGACTCTTGCCGTGCTCGAGACCATCCCGTTCGCCAAGCGGTTCGCCGTGGTCAACGTGGTGCCGTCACCGATAGCCGACCTCGCGTCGGCCCTGGTCGACCTGGGCAACATCGAGGACAGCTACGCCTCGACCATCGGCTTCACCGCCACCGTGGCGGCGCTCGGGCTGGTCGCCGATGCCTGGCACGGCGGCCGGATCGACGACGGCTGGTCGCGCATCGGCGATGTGGTGGCGATGATCGACCGAGACCTCGGGCCGCAGATCCGTGCGCTGGCACCGTTGTTCGCCGCGGCAACGTCGGCCGACTTCGTCGGCGCCGGGCCGTTCGTCGGCTCGGCCGAGGCCGCCGCGCTGCTGTTCCGTGAGGTGGCACGGATCCCGTCCACCGGCATGAGCACCCGCCAGTACCTGCACGGCTCCATGGAATCCGCCGGCGGTGGCGTACACGTGCTGTTCGGCGGGGAGCGGGAGTTCGCCGCCGCCGAGACGCTGGCCGGCGCCGGCCACCCGGCGATCCTGGTGACCAGCGAGGAGTTCGACACCGGACTGTTCGACCCCCGGGTGCACCAGGTGCGCCTGCCGGCCCTGCCGCCCGCGCAGGCCGCGATCGCGCAGATCGTGGTGGTGCAGGTCCTGGTCGAGGCCGTCGCCGCGGTCCGCGACGTGGTGATCGAGGAATTCGTGTTCCACAACAACGACATCAAGGTGCCGGGACTATGA
- a CDS encoding GntR family transcriptional regulator produces the protein MTAEQPVLPAAYPEPLWTQAATLLRTRIADGELRPGARLPPERDLCQQLAISRVTLRKALGALVDEGVLRSAHGRGWYVTAPERGDWPNTLESFSETARRMGLAPTSMVLRAAAAPASFDEAEAFQIAPGTPLFRLDRVRLLDGVPIAVDESVLPVDVAEDFDALDFTTASLYAVVTGRGFQLAQADTTIEARPATAAMAGHLGVPEGTPILQMHQVVRDRAGRPLLSSTIRYAGDRYRLRTSFTRNVGTEQS, from the coding sequence GTGACCGCCGAACAGCCGGTGCTGCCCGCCGCCTATCCGGAGCCGCTGTGGACGCAGGCCGCGACGCTGCTGCGTACCCGCATCGCGGACGGCGAGCTGCGCCCCGGCGCGCGGCTGCCCCCGGAGCGGGACCTGTGCCAGCAGCTGGCGATCTCCCGGGTGACGCTGCGCAAAGCCTTGGGCGCGCTGGTCGACGAGGGTGTGCTGCGATCGGCCCACGGCCGCGGCTGGTACGTCACCGCACCCGAGCGTGGCGACTGGCCCAACACACTGGAGTCGTTCTCCGAGACGGCCCGGCGAATGGGCTTGGCACCCACCTCCATGGTGCTGCGCGCCGCCGCCGCCCCGGCCAGCTTCGACGAGGCCGAGGCCTTCCAGATCGCCCCCGGCACTCCCCTGTTCCGCCTGGACCGGGTACGCCTGCTCGACGGCGTGCCGATCGCCGTGGACGAGTCCGTGCTGCCCGTCGACGTCGCTGAGGACTTCGACGCCCTGGACTTCACCACCGCGTCCCTGTACGCCGTCGTCACCGGCCGCGGTTTCCAGCTGGCCCAGGCCGACACCACCATCGAGGCCCGCCCCGCCACCGCCGCCATGGCCGGCCACCTCGGTGTGCCCGAGGGCACGCCGATTCTCCAGATGCACCAGGTGGTCCGCGACCGCGCCGGCCGCCCGCTGCTGTCCTCCACCATCCGGTACGCGGGCGACCGCTACCGGCTCCGCACGTCCTTCACCAGAAATGTGGGAACGGAGCAATCATGA
- a CDS encoding NAD-dependent epimerase/dehydratase family protein, which produces MKVLFLGGAGMIGSACADEAVASGLDVTVITRTEPKRQPPPGVRALRADIRDASQLVAVLGDEEFDAVVNWVGFSVDDVRAHPEVFAGRTGQYVFISTCSVFARPVPQLPVTESTPRRQPVFGYPRGKIACEVFLENAFRESGFPLTIVRPAHVYDRTVVPVLAGWTAIDRMRAGRPVVVHGDGTSLWTLMHSRDFARGSCRCWATGTRWARA; this is translated from the coding sequence ATGAAGGTGCTGTTCCTCGGCGGAGCTGGCATGATCGGCTCCGCCTGCGCGGACGAGGCCGTTGCGTCCGGTTTGGACGTCACGGTCATCACGCGCACCGAGCCGAAACGGCAGCCGCCGCCCGGGGTCCGTGCCCTGCGGGCCGACATCCGCGACGCTTCTCAGCTGGTGGCGGTGTTGGGCGACGAGGAGTTCGACGCGGTCGTGAACTGGGTCGGCTTCTCGGTCGACGACGTCCGTGCGCATCCGGAGGTGTTCGCCGGGCGGACCGGGCAATACGTGTTCATCAGCACGTGCTCGGTGTTCGCCCGGCCGGTGCCGCAGCTGCCGGTAACCGAGTCGACGCCGCGCCGCCAGCCGGTGTTCGGCTACCCGCGCGGCAAGATCGCCTGCGAGGTGTTCCTGGAGAACGCTTTCCGGGAGAGCGGTTTCCCGCTGACCATCGTGCGGCCGGCCCACGTCTACGACCGAACCGTGGTGCCGGTGTTGGCCGGTTGGACCGCGATCGACCGGATGCGGGCCGGCCGGCCCGTCGTTGTTCATGGCGACGGAACATCCCTGTGGACCCTCATGCACTCCCGGGACTTCGCACGGGGTTCGTGCCGCTGCTGGGCAACGGGCACGCGGTGGGCGAGAGCGTGA
- a CDS encoding sugar phosphate isomerase/epimerase family protein gives MTADLAVMAYTVLDQARADLDGTFARLAEIGYRGVETYGLVEHFGPARVRGALDAAGLAVTSAHAPFPAGPDAESILDQNQELGAEVLVWSMEREEFDSPDAIKRGVQRVNVAAEHAAARSMKIAYHNHFAEFSQFFDGVQAYDLLLSHMDDRVLVELDAYWAVLGGADPAEILTRLGDRARFIHVKDGPAVSYSDDVMVPIGEGRIDWRQTLSVPSGLRWHIVELERLHIDTFEALQRSYDYLVGNGLSLGAR, from the coding sequence GTGACCGCCGACCTCGCCGTCATGGCGTACACCGTGCTCGACCAGGCTCGCGCCGATCTCGACGGCACGTTCGCCCGGCTGGCCGAGATCGGCTACCGGGGCGTCGAGACCTACGGCCTGGTCGAGCACTTCGGTCCGGCGCGGGTACGGGGCGCGCTGGACGCGGCCGGGCTGGCCGTGACGAGCGCGCACGCGCCGTTCCCGGCCGGCCCGGACGCAGAGTCCATTTTGGACCAGAACCAGGAGCTCGGCGCGGAAGTCCTGGTGTGGAGCATGGAACGGGAGGAGTTCGACTCGCCCGACGCGATCAAGCGCGGCGTGCAGCGGGTGAACGTGGCCGCCGAGCACGCGGCCGCCCGCAGCATGAAAATCGCGTACCACAACCACTTTGCCGAGTTCTCCCAGTTCTTCGACGGCGTGCAGGCTTATGACCTACTGCTGTCGCATATGGACGATCGTGTGCTGGTGGAGTTGGACGCGTACTGGGCGGTGTTGGGCGGGGCCGATCCGGCCGAGATCCTGACCCGGCTCGGTGACCGTGCTCGGTTCATTCATGTCAAGGACGGGCCGGCCGTCAGCTATTCCGATGACGTGATGGTGCCGATCGGCGAAGGCCGGATCGACTGGCGGCAAACGCTTTCCGTGCCGTCCGGGCTGCGCTGGCACATCGTCGAGCTGGAACGGCTGCACATCGACACGTTCGAGGCGCTGCAACGCAGTTACGACTATCTGGTCGGCAACGGACTCTCGCTGGGGGCGCGATGA